One genomic segment of Streptomyces sp. RerS4 includes these proteins:
- a CDS encoding SMI1/KNR4 family protein encodes MDMKLANLIIELIRENVKAHFDDLGLWPLPRIYAPAGSERVAALEEKAGQPLEEHYRRFLALTDGLDGFHLSMPIFGCHDWSDGGRAADALRFREILLEDDALADVGLPEGTSLFPVSINDDRSQDIFMIDAGPGVPERFWWVGGGKTSCSGHSRTSSPT; translated from the coding sequence ATGGACATGAAACTCGCGAATTTGATCATCGAACTTATTCGGGAAAATGTGAAGGCGCATTTCGACGACTTGGGCCTATGGCCCCTACCGCGGATCTACGCACCGGCCGGCAGTGAGCGGGTCGCGGCACTCGAAGAGAAGGCGGGGCAGCCGCTCGAAGAGCACTACCGCCGCTTCCTCGCACTTACGGACGGGCTGGACGGCTTCCACTTGTCGATGCCGATCTTCGGGTGCCACGACTGGAGCGATGGCGGTCGTGCCGCCGATGCTCTCCGTTTCCGGGAGATCCTCCTGGAAGACGACGCGTTGGCGGACGTGGGACTCCCGGAAGGTACGAGCCTGTTTCCAGTCTCGATCAATGATGATCGTTCCCAGGACATCTTCATGATCGACGCAGGTCCTGGCGTCCCGGAGCGCTTCTGGTGGGTTGGGGGTGGCAAGACCAGCTGTTCGGGACATTCACGGACATCCTCTCCTACGTAG
- a CDS encoding lanthionine synthetase C family protein, producing the protein MAPPAWRPAIVDPQTVASVRAICVDVLSRLRDPAGVERAVRTTPRQGRPRWTPHSTAQGACGLALACGHLDRCLPGEGWDLVAHHHLSRAVDGTTSSPVGTLGLFAGLTGVAFTTSYLAHGGQRYRSLLGGIDESLYTRIPRRLPAVTGEGLAVGTFDLVSGWTGVAAYLHSRPSGPARDRALDTVLAWLVDLSRIVDGVPAWHTPRALITDESLRDRYRTAVANCGLAHGITGPLAMLALAHADGPIGAGHTEAIRRTASWLASQQVDDARGGAYPAVVPLGEDSAAPSAARDAWCYGSPGVARALWLAGTALGDPDLTRTAVAAMRTVLRRPVARRRIDSPGFCHGIAGLLQVTLRFAVDTGDQEISDGARRLVDQLLGEYQPQAPFGYRSVEPDSSREDRSGLLEGAAGIALTLLSAVSAEPPAWDRFFLLS; encoded by the coding sequence ATGGCCCCGCCCGCCTGGCGGCCGGCCATCGTCGATCCGCAGACCGTCGCCTCGGTGCGCGCCATCTGCGTGGACGTGCTCTCGCGGCTGCGTGACCCCGCCGGCGTCGAGCGAGCGGTCCGGACCACGCCGCGCCAGGGGCGTCCGCGGTGGACGCCCCACAGCACCGCCCAAGGCGCTTGCGGCCTCGCCCTCGCCTGCGGACACCTCGACCGGTGCCTGCCCGGCGAGGGCTGGGACCTCGTGGCCCACCATCACCTCAGCCGCGCCGTCGACGGCACCACGTCGAGCCCCGTGGGCACTCTGGGACTCTTCGCCGGCCTCACCGGAGTGGCTTTCACCACCTCGTACCTGGCGCACGGCGGACAGCGGTACCGCAGCCTGCTCGGCGGCATCGACGAGAGCCTGTACACCCGGATTCCCCGACGACTTCCCGCTGTCACCGGGGAAGGCCTCGCCGTCGGCACGTTCGACCTCGTGTCGGGGTGGACTGGCGTGGCCGCGTACCTCCACTCCCGGCCGTCCGGCCCGGCCCGGGACCGCGCCCTCGACACCGTGCTCGCCTGGCTCGTGGATCTGTCCCGTATCGTCGACGGAGTCCCCGCCTGGCACACCCCCCGCGCCCTCATCACGGACGAGAGCCTGCGCGATCGGTACCGAACCGCGGTCGCCAACTGCGGTCTCGCCCACGGGATCACCGGCCCCCTCGCCATGCTCGCCCTCGCCCACGCCGACGGCCCGATCGGCGCCGGGCACACCGAGGCGATCCGTCGTACGGCGTCCTGGCTCGCCTCACAACAGGTCGACGACGCCCGAGGAGGGGCATACCCGGCGGTCGTTCCCCTCGGTGAGGACTCCGCCGCACCGTCGGCGGCCCGCGACGCCTGGTGCTACGGCAGCCCCGGTGTCGCGCGCGCCCTCTGGCTCGCCGGCACCGCCCTCGGCGACCCCGACCTGACCCGTACGGCCGTCGCGGCCATGCGGACCGTACTACGGCGGCCCGTCGCCCGGCGGCGCATCGACTCCCCCGGCTTCTGCCACGGCATCGCCGGGCTCCTTCAGGTCACCCTGCGATTCGCCGTCGACACCGGAGATCAGGAGATCAGCGACGGCGCACGCCGACTGGTAGACCAGCTGCTCGGCGAATACCAGCCGCAGGCGCCCTTCGGCTATCGCAGTGTCGAGCCTGACAGCAGCCGCGAGGACCGGTCCGGCCTCCTCGAAGGCGCCGCAGGGATCGCCCTCACCCTTCTTTCCGCCGTCTCCGCAGAACCACCCGCCTGGGACCGGTTCTTCCTGCTGTCATGA
- a CDS encoding lantibiotic dehydratase, which produces MSADASRGPGTRRRARPRASGLYRCLDHFVIRTPILPVTDYPAAEDLRRAPATARVRDDEHARRAVVVSSLPLATSLLGPARTERDRRRLESSILRYLIRLSTRPTPFGLNAGVALGRWGPVTDVRLADRPPDVHARVDMHALMHFVTALESRTEIREATTVIANPAVLHRAGRITLSGVEAVLGANGGENVTLRATGAVTRALALTRTPMAYSDLAADLLEAVPGATPDKVHDLLYRLWRHAFLLTDLRPPLTHLDPAGHVLDHLGRIPAAGTAAADLGELLAAIRDWERQPAGAGAAAFPALADHARRVTGFGTATPLQVDTVLPLAACDVSRKVADEAVRAAELLLRLTPFPFGLPQISAYRSAFEVRYGTDREVPVLELLDPVTGLGSPSLLPPVLPAKAARSETLLRLATGALHDHLDGIDLDQDTIDRLAFWEADPERLPTSLDLYAMVSAASPAAVDAGDFHLVVGPNVGAGAAGRNLGRFAGMLTGAVPALGAIADAEQSVEAGRILAELVYLPEKTRSANVVVRPAIRDHEVGIRTSAEDGPARSIPLDQLAVRVTNGRFVLVWDDGTGELREVSVCSGHMLNNSRAPAVCRFLAEVSRDGTAQIVGFDWGPARDFPYLPRVASDRVVLRLAQWRIDHATAHEMAGPPDRFPAAFDAWRRRWRVPRYTYLTSSDAAADHRLLIDSTAHAHTNEIRRALTRLRPGGSVVLQEALPGLADAWVSGPNGRHTVELVVSMTRNTPVPPSVPPGKAGARVARADRLRPPGSDWTYVKLYGDRQEEESLLVDGIREVVRSLDRHCDRRFFLRYGDPEPHLRLRLRGNPSVLVPALSDWAGGLLADGHVSRFTFDVYDREIERYGGLIGMDVTEQLYSADSSAVLDLLSLDHAGQSQLDRTGLALLTIDDLLTGLGLSEAERVRFYHRETPQRRLAGAEYRTRKAEFCDLLRSPPPRPIGDVLSRRRPHLADVADRLADLKRRRQLGKTLPELCHSYVHLHCNRLLGTDRAAENTALELLYRTRHSITSGA; this is translated from the coding sequence ATGAGCGCCGACGCCTCCCGTGGTCCCGGCACTCGGCGACGAGCCCGCCCCCGGGCATCGGGGCTCTACCGCTGTCTCGACCACTTCGTGATCCGCACCCCGATCCTCCCCGTCACGGACTACCCCGCGGCCGAGGACCTCAGGCGCGCGCCCGCAACCGCTCGCGTCCGGGACGACGAGCACGCGCGGCGTGCCGTCGTCGTGTCCTCGCTGCCTCTCGCCACCTCATTGCTGGGGCCCGCACGCACCGAACGCGACCGGCGGCGTCTCGAGTCGAGCATCCTGCGCTACCTCATTCGCCTCAGCACCCGGCCCACGCCCTTCGGGCTGAACGCCGGCGTCGCCCTGGGGCGGTGGGGCCCGGTCACCGACGTCCGCCTCGCTGATCGGCCTCCCGACGTCCACGCCCGTGTCGACATGCACGCCCTCATGCACTTCGTCACCGCCCTCGAATCGCGAACCGAGATCCGGGAGGCGACCACGGTCATCGCCAATCCGGCCGTGCTGCACCGCGCCGGGCGGATCACATTGAGCGGTGTCGAAGCGGTCCTCGGGGCGAACGGCGGCGAGAACGTCACCCTCCGCGCCACCGGCGCCGTCACGCGCGCCCTCGCCCTCACCCGCACCCCCATGGCCTACTCCGACCTCGCCGCCGACCTCTTGGAAGCCGTCCCTGGAGCCACTCCCGACAAGGTCCACGACCTGCTGTACCGGCTGTGGCGGCACGCGTTCCTCCTGACGGACCTCCGCCCACCGCTGACCCACCTCGATCCTGCGGGACATGTCCTCGACCACCTCGGCCGGATACCGGCAGCCGGCACCGCCGCGGCGGACCTCGGTGAACTGCTGGCCGCGATCCGGGACTGGGAGAGGCAGCCGGCCGGCGCCGGCGCCGCCGCCTTCCCGGCGCTCGCCGACCACGCCCGCCGCGTCACGGGCTTCGGAACGGCCACCCCCCTCCAGGTCGACACCGTTCTGCCCCTCGCGGCCTGCGACGTGTCCCGCAAAGTGGCCGACGAAGCGGTCCGAGCGGCCGAACTGCTGCTGCGGCTCACCCCGTTCCCCTTCGGTCTGCCGCAGATCAGCGCGTACAGGAGTGCGTTCGAGGTCCGGTACGGCACCGACCGCGAAGTGCCCGTACTCGAACTCCTCGATCCCGTCACGGGTCTCGGCTCACCCTCCCTCCTCCCCCCGGTCCTTCCCGCCAAGGCCGCCCGGAGCGAGACCTTGCTCCGCCTCGCCACCGGTGCTCTCCACGACCACCTCGACGGCATCGACCTCGACCAGGACACCATCGACCGACTCGCCTTCTGGGAAGCGGACCCCGAGCGGCTCCCCACCTCGCTCGACCTCTACGCCATGGTCTCCGCCGCGTCACCCGCCGCCGTCGACGCCGGCGACTTCCACCTGGTCGTCGGTCCCAACGTCGGTGCCGGAGCGGCCGGACGCAACCTCGGCCGCTTCGCGGGCATGCTCACCGGCGCCGTTCCCGCCCTCGGTGCGATCGCCGACGCCGAACAGTCCGTTGAAGCCGGCCGCATCCTGGCCGAACTGGTGTACCTCCCTGAGAAGACCCGCTCGGCCAACGTCGTCGTCAGGCCCGCGATCCGCGACCACGAGGTCGGCATCCGCACCAGCGCGGAGGACGGACCTGCCCGCTCCATCCCTCTCGACCAACTCGCGGTCCGTGTCACGAACGGCAGGTTCGTACTCGTCTGGGACGACGGCACGGGGGAACTCCGAGAGGTCAGCGTCTGCTCGGGACACATGCTCAACAACAGCCGGGCCCCCGCCGTCTGCCGCTTCCTCGCCGAGGTGAGCCGCGACGGCACCGCCCAGATCGTCGGCTTCGACTGGGGCCCGGCCCGCGACTTCCCCTACCTGCCCCGAGTCGCCTCCGACCGGGTCGTCCTGCGCCTGGCCCAGTGGCGCATCGACCACGCCACGGCGCACGAGATGGCCGGGCCGCCGGACCGGTTCCCGGCCGCGTTCGACGCCTGGCGCCGCCGATGGCGAGTGCCCCGCTACACGTACCTCACGAGCAGCGACGCAGCCGCGGACCACCGGCTCCTCATCGACTCCACCGCGCATGCGCACACCAACGAGATAAGGCGAGCCCTCACCCGTCTGCGGCCCGGCGGCAGCGTGGTCCTCCAGGAAGCCCTTCCCGGCCTCGCCGACGCCTGGGTCAGTGGGCCGAACGGGCGCCACACCGTCGAACTCGTGGTGTCCATGACCCGCAACACCCCTGTTCCGCCGTCCGTTCCCCCCGGCAAAGCCGGCGCCCGGGTGGCGAGGGCGGACCGGTTGCGCCCCCCGGGCAGCGACTGGACCTACGTCAAGCTCTACGGCGACCGGCAGGAGGAGGAATCCCTGCTCGTCGACGGCATCCGCGAGGTCGTCCGCTCCCTGGACCGCCATTGCGACCGACGGTTCTTCCTGCGCTACGGAGACCCCGAGCCCCACCTGCGGCTACGCCTGCGCGGAAACCCCTCCGTGCTCGTCCCCGCACTCAGCGACTGGGCCGGCGGCCTCCTCGCCGACGGCCACGTCTCGCGGTTCACCTTCGACGTCTACGATCGTGAGATCGAACGCTACGGCGGCCTCATAGGGATGGACGTCACGGAGCAGCTGTACTCCGCCGACAGTTCCGCCGTTCTCGACCTGCTCTCCCTCGACCACGCCGGTCAGTCTCAGCTCGACAGGACGGGCCTGGCCCTGCTCACCATCGACGACCTGCTGACCGGGCTCGGCCTGAGCGAAGCCGAGAGGGTCCGCTTCTACCACCGGGAGACTCCCCAGCGCCGGCTCGCAGGTGCGGAGTACCGCACCCGCAAGGCGGAATTCTGTGACCTGCTGCGCAGCCCGCCTCCTCGTCCCATCGGCGACGTCCTCAGCCGGCGGCGACCCCACCTGGCGGACGTCGCCGACCGGCTCGCCGATCTGAAACGCCGTCGGCAACTCGGCAAGACGCTGCCCGAGCTGTGCCACAGCTACGTGCACCTCCACTGCAACCGCCTCCTGGGCACGGACCGCGCCGCCGAGAACACGGCGTTGGAACTGCTCTACCGCACCCGCCACAGCATCACATCGGGAGCCTGA
- a CDS encoding ATP-binding protein has translation MSVMDSALRESLKSLRLSGMLETLDARLAQAHGGELGHLDFLQVLCQDEITRRETVAFQRRLTRAKFEQQVTLEEFDFTASSKLPAAQIRDLGALRWLHSGESVILFGPVGVGKTHVAQALGHLAVRQGRPRPVRQDQPDPRGPRRRSRGPHLGQADP, from the coding sequence ATGAGCGTGATGGATTCTGCCCTGCGTGAGTCGCTGAAGTCACTGCGACTCTCGGGGATGCTGGAGACCCTCGATGCCCGTCTGGCCCAGGCTCATGGAGGCGAGCTCGGGCACCTGGACTTCCTGCAGGTCCTCTGCCAGGACGAGATCACCCGCCGCGAGACCGTCGCCTTCCAACGACGCCTGACCCGGGCGAAGTTCGAGCAGCAGGTCACCCTGGAGGAGTTCGACTTCACCGCCTCCTCGAAGCTCCCGGCCGCCCAGATCCGCGACCTCGGAGCCCTGCGCTGGCTCCATTCGGGCGAGTCGGTCATCCTCTTCGGCCCGGTGGGGGTCGGCAAGACACACGTCGCCCAGGCCCTCGGCCACCTCGCGGTCCGCCAGGGGCGCCCACGTCCGGTTCGCCAAGACCAGCCGGATCCTCGCGGACCTCGCCGGCGGTCACGCGGACCGCACCTGGGACAAGCGGATCCGTGA
- a CDS encoding ATP-binding protein: MLADLAGGHADRTWDKRIRELVRPDVLILDDFAMRQLSAAQADDLYELVSERQGRSLIITSNRAPSDWYPLFPNPVVAESLLDRLINTSHQVIMNGPSYRPNKRPKNPMDKPAKPTIT, from the coding sequence ATCCTCGCGGACCTCGCCGGCGGTCACGCGGACCGCACCTGGGACAAGCGGATCCGTGAACTGGTACGGCCCGACGTGCTCATCCTCGACGACTTCGCCATGCGCCAGCTGTCCGCGGCCCAGGCTGACGACCTCTACGAGCTCGTCTCCGAGCGGCAGGGAAGGTCCCTGATCATCACCAGCAACCGGGCGCCCAGCGACTGGTATCCCCTCTTCCCCAACCCTGTCGTCGCCGAGTCACTCCTGGACCGGCTGATCAACACCAGCCACCAGGTCATCATGAACGGCCCCAGCTACCGCCCGAACAAGCGCCCCAAGAACCCGATGGACAAGCCTGCCAAGCCCACGATCACCTAG
- a CDS encoding replication-relaxation family protein: protein MAQVITGEEADGRSYVRRAMVELAKLGLAETNGKDGKHQIWNLTTAGQKALADGNALPPRPKAGTGAKAVRAGFGPHAVAVTDTILAYTDTVLRGRREYLTDWQVEANHAIKETGLSFNTDAVLAVPTKTSEVRLFELDNGTMSQARLAKEVWDYERYAGHRVWEGARGTIGGTYPFWQRHRYTRSTTFPRLHVVLAGKAEHLLDNRLQALTAAVQGITIAVWANTLPSLQRGEPWYEIGVDDPHRRRSRYPEAVGR from the coding sequence ATGGCCCAGGTGATCACCGGGGAGGAGGCGGACGGCCGGTCGTACGTGCGCAGGGCCATGGTGGAACTGGCGAAGCTCGGGCTGGCGGAGACGAACGGCAAGGACGGCAAGCACCAGATCTGGAACCTCACCACGGCAGGACAGAAGGCTCTGGCCGACGGCAACGCGCTGCCACCCCGACCGAAGGCCGGCACCGGAGCGAAGGCAGTCCGAGCCGGGTTCGGACCGCACGCCGTCGCGGTGACCGACACGATCCTCGCCTACACCGACACCGTCCTGCGCGGGCGCCGGGAGTACCTGACCGACTGGCAGGTGGAGGCCAACCACGCCATCAAAGAGACCGGCCTGTCCTTCAACACCGACGCCGTCCTCGCCGTGCCGACCAAGACCAGCGAGGTCCGCCTCTTCGAACTCGACAACGGCACCATGTCCCAGGCCCGCCTCGCGAAGGAGGTCTGGGACTACGAGCGCTACGCCGGGCACCGCGTCTGGGAGGGCGCCCGCGGCACCATCGGCGGGACGTACCCGTTCTGGCAGCGCCACCGCTACACCCGCTCCACCACCTTCCCCCGGCTGCACGTCGTCCTGGCAGGCAAGGCCGAACACCTCCTCGACAACCGCCTCCAGGCGCTCACCGCCGCAGTGCAGGGCATCACCATCGCGGTATGGGCCAACACCCTGCCCAGCCTCCAGCGCGGCGAGCCCTGGTACGAGATCGGCGTCGACGACCCACACCGGCGCCGTTCCCGCTATCCCGAAGCGGTCGGCCGCTGA
- a CDS encoding DUF6207 family protein: protein MQPIDEQHIAEPGLVVLDITGGDEDTVRAVMTALEERWATSGIVPMRRDPGEPGVRARIYADVLRPGREAP from the coding sequence ATGCAGCCGATCGACGAACAGCACATCGCAGAGCCCGGCCTGGTCGTGCTCGACATCACCGGCGGGGACGAGGACACCGTCCGGGCCGTCATGACCGCGCTGGAAGAACGGTGGGCGACCTCGGGCATCGTCCCGATGCGACGGGACCCCGGCGAGCCCGGTGTCCGGGCCCGGATCTACGCCGACGTCCTGCGCCCGGGACGGGAAGCCCCCTAA